In Calothrix sp. PCC 7507, one DNA window encodes the following:
- a CDS encoding element excision factor XisH family protein produces the protein MGTSAISDFHTALGQFLNYRIMLEAKEPDRRLNLAIPLETYDTFFQSQFAQVVKQRYQLKLIVYEPINEEIVQWIN, from the coding sequence ATTGGGACTTCAGCAATTAGCGATTTTCATACAGCTTTAGGGCAATTTCTTAACTACCGGATTATGCTGGAAGCAAAAGAACCCGATCGCCGACTAAATCTTGCAATACCGCTAGAAACCTATGATACTTTCTTTCAAAGCCAATTTGCTCAAGTGGTAAAACAGAGATATCAACTCAAACTAATTGTTTACGAACCAATAAATGAGGAGATCGTGCAATGGATAAACTAG
- a CDS encoding Uma2 family endonuclease: protein MVQTPTNPETETLLIELPSTIGLYVTQEQFAALAAANRDLRLERTAQGELIVNPPTGWETGERNRSLTGQLDRWYEENEDLGKAFDSSTGFILPNGATRSPDASWVSQERWEALTPEQKGTFANICPDFVVELRSSSDSLKSLQAKMREYIDNGARLGWLIDPQQRRVEIYRPGKDVEVLENPTELSGEAMLPGFLLNLRGMLKRSRQ from the coding sequence ATGGTACAGACTCCCACCAACCCAGAAACCGAAACCCTATTGATTGAGTTGCCGTCTACAATTGGGTTGTACGTCACCCAGGAACAGTTTGCAGCCTTAGCAGCAGCCAACCGAGATTTGAGACTGGAAAGAACCGCACAAGGAGAGTTAATTGTGAACCCCCCAACGGGCTGGGAAACTGGAGAACGCAACCGCAGCCTCACCGGACAACTCGATCGCTGGTACGAAGAAAATGAAGATTTGGGTAAAGCCTTTGACTCTTCCACTGGCTTCATTTTACCCAATGGTGCAACTCGTTCTCCCGATGCCTCTTGGGTGAGCCAAGAACGTTGGGAAGCACTTACTCCAGAGCAAAAAGGAACCTTTGCTAATATCTGTCCTGATTTTGTTGTTGAGTTACGCTCTAGCTCAGATAGCCTCAAGTCGCTGCAAGCTAAGATGAGAGAGTATATCGACAATGGTGCCAGACTCGGGTGGTTAATCGATCCGCAGCAGCGACGGGTGGAAATTTATCGACCGGGTAAGGATGTGGAAGTGTTGGAGAATCCGACTGAATTGTCTGGTGAAGCGATGTTACCGGGTTTTTTGCTGAATTTGCGGGGGATGTTAAAGCGATCCCGTCAATGA
- a CDS encoding Uma2 family endonuclease: MPQSIATISLAEFLAQPNIEASPAWELIDGRAVQKTMPTLFHSRLQRNLVNYINDRTDEFEAVQELRCIVPPYSPVPDIAIVACHRLTDEDDPFNGAPDWLIEIRSPDQSTLDLQNKILHCLSNGTQLAWLIDLARQQIWVWQGDELPIVFAGADFLPSLGILPELTVNALMAMTRRQ; encoded by the coding sequence ATGCCCCAGTCGATCGCCACAATTTCGCTTGCAGAGTTTCTCGCTCAACCCAATATTGAGGCTTCTCCTGCATGGGAATTAATTGATGGGCGAGCCGTGCAAAAAACAATGCCAACCCTCTTTCACTCACGGCTACAACGCAACCTTGTCAATTATATCAACGATCGCACCGATGAATTTGAAGCCGTGCAAGAGCTACGCTGCATCGTACCTCCCTACTCCCCAGTGCCAGATATTGCGATCGTTGCCTGCCATCGCCTGACTGATGAGGATGACCCATTTAATGGAGCGCCAGATTGGTTAATTGAAATTCGTTCGCCCGACCAAAGCACGTTAGACTTACAAAACAAGATTCTCCACTGCCTCAGCAACGGAACGCAACTAGCCTGGTTAATCGATCTCGCTCGTCAGCAGATTTGGGTTTGGCAAGGAGATGAATTACCTATAGTATTTGCAGGAGCAGACTTTCTGCCAAGCTTAGGTATTCTACCCGAACTTACGGTTAATGCTTTAATGGCTATGACTCGCCGACAATAG
- a CDS encoding glycosyltransferase family 2 protein — MSYLSATVIICTVDRCKFLSRVMSAVSLWRCSFQELIVVVGPAQDDTKLVLLEYKDIINQVILTEQRNVSVARNLGLKAATKDIIFYLDDDVIPPDNWIDLHLQIYREQGASCGCVGGAVIDKTQPNGALQFARGVNSRLSESRPVLCTTETTRYISNPQWFCGVMGANASYKREALVKIGYFDEFFEYFLEETDVCLRLLEAGYMVDHTDVVVEHYVQPSHNRRDRRHLTCWYSLAKNTTYFALKHGCQKLPFPMFLIRLTLLLIYRCLLRILRLKFTHNLPFSLLFQYIKDSIVGVRHGWEAGMKLHNPQDWTNEKMRVKLG, encoded by the coding sequence ATGTCATATCTTTCTGCAACTGTGATTATCTGTACTGTAGACAGGTGTAAATTTCTCTCAAGAGTGATGAGTGCCGTTTCGCTTTGGCGATGTTCTTTTCAAGAGCTGATTGTAGTCGTTGGCCCGGCACAAGATGATACCAAGTTAGTTTTATTAGAATATAAAGATATTATTAATCAGGTGATTTTGACTGAGCAAAGAAATGTGAGTGTGGCTAGAAACTTAGGTTTAAAAGCTGCAACAAAAGACATTATTTTTTATCTTGATGATGATGTTATTCCTCCCGACAATTGGATAGATTTACATTTACAAATTTACCGAGAACAGGGAGCAAGTTGTGGTTGTGTGGGTGGAGCAGTTATAGATAAAACTCAACCAAATGGTGCATTGCAATTTGCTAGAGGCGTCAATAGTCGTTTGAGCGAATCTCGACCAGTTCTTTGTACGACAGAGACAACTAGATATATCTCCAACCCTCAATGGTTTTGTGGTGTAATGGGAGCCAATGCTTCATATAAACGAGAAGCTTTAGTGAAAATTGGCTATTTTGATGAGTTTTTTGAATATTTTTTAGAAGAAACTGATGTCTGTTTGCGTTTGTTGGAAGCTGGTTACATGGTTGATCATACAGATGTGGTTGTAGAACACTATGTGCAACCTAGTCATAATCGCCGCGATCGCCGACATCTCACCTGTTGGTATTCTTTAGCTAAAAATACTACTTACTTTGCTTTAAAACACGGTTGTCAAAAACTACCTTTCCCAATGTTTTTAATCCGTCTCACTTTACTTCTGATCTACCGTTGTTTGTTAAGAATTTTACGCCTTAAGTTTACTCACAATCTGCCTTTTTCTTTGTTATTTCAATATATTAAAGATTCTATTGTCGGTGTTCGTCACGGCTGGGAGGCTGGAATGAAATTGCATAATCCTCAAGACTGGACAAATGAGAAAATGAGAGTAAAATTAGGATGA
- a CDS encoding tetratricopeptide repeat protein → MDKNDVLKLYDEDYAQEYNRKFIFSDCHADFEQETITNLLSEIGEGAKWLDVACGTGYFLSCFPNIERAGLDISPAMLKVAKQENPGVLLIEGDFRVKHPQWQGEWDLVSCMWWAYCYVESLSEIEKVVENLASWTSERGVCFLPIGNPEVVAVGEIDLPYVIENIAMYGGRIKLEGVIWSWIDEESGKQHLNLLAPQLEHMVSLLGKYFDSIEIIEYPSYKKRKAIVARSKKLKQISEAQRVDSIKVEGLFSLFSNTVRADNWWLYKIPPLLAIAYAEILLLGLSFIQSIAIILSLLFISICAASYGHIINNIFDIEVDRQVGKSNSMARFPLWQSVLFCVLFVIAGFVLPILMNFGTWAIILLGINYLLPTLYSAPPLRLKEKGIWGVVSDAAGAHAIPTLFFAATFLHLSTTPQPESIILTITATVWSFCAGIRGIFLHQLWDRENDLKSDVKTLVTSLDVEKVRFWISYIIFPIEISLLILLVLVISRFAPILLVFFILYVLLKTINIKLVLANAFEPAPTRKANVALHDFYEVWLPLALITLLSIREPLFLILLLLHIILFYPSIKQRTTDLVQLMVSGLKGLTNLVKFTNEYEQKVDFLPTNQQNKQGLEKLQAQLHTSQTEFTKLNSHLQQTQEQLEQIQAKFQQTQGELQQSQSQLHTSQTELLQSQSDLQQTQEQSEQIQAQLRQTEKELAQSQSQLHISQTELVQLKSYLQQTQGVEGIINYYRSRIVSNPDDIQLYHQALTIKPDDVQIHLQLGNALVRQNRFCDAIAIYQTALQFHPDNFEIHLELAKALEKEQKWEDAIATYRRAIELNPDYSWSHKHLGDILAERGQLNDASTSYRHALQLQPRIF, encoded by the coding sequence ATGGACAAAAATGATGTACTCAAACTTTACGATGAAGACTACGCCCAAGAATATAATCGAAAATTTATTTTCAGTGATTGTCATGCCGATTTTGAACAGGAAACTATCACCAATCTTCTGAGCGAGATTGGTGAAGGGGCAAAGTGGTTAGATGTTGCCTGTGGTACGGGCTACTTTCTGAGTTGCTTTCCCAATATAGAGCGAGCGGGATTGGATATTTCGCCAGCAATGCTGAAAGTTGCTAAACAAGAGAACCCAGGTGTTCTACTTATTGAAGGTGATTTCAGAGTTAAACATCCGCAGTGGCAAGGGGAATGGGATCTAGTGTCTTGTATGTGGTGGGCTTACTGTTATGTAGAGTCATTGTCAGAGATAGAAAAGGTTGTTGAAAACTTAGCTAGTTGGACATCTGAACGAGGTGTTTGTTTTCTACCAATCGGCAATCCAGAAGTAGTAGCAGTAGGAGAGATAGACTTGCCCTACGTTATTGAAAATATTGCAATGTACGGTGGTCGCATCAAACTTGAAGGAGTGATATGGAGTTGGATAGATGAAGAATCTGGAAAACAACATCTAAATTTATTGGCACCGCAACTAGAGCATATGGTTTCCCTGCTTGGAAAATATTTTGACAGCATAGAAATCATTGAATATCCGTCATACAAGAAGAGAAAAGCTATAGTTGCTCGTTCCAAAAAGCTAAAACAGATTTCAGAAGCCCAAAGAGTAGATAGTATCAAAGTTGAAGGATTATTTTCATTATTTTCCAATACGGTTCGAGCAGATAACTGGTGGCTTTATAAAATTCCTCCATTACTTGCTATTGCTTATGCCGAAATCCTTTTGCTGGGTCTGTCTTTTATCCAATCAATAGCGATTATACTGTCTTTACTATTTATTTCTATTTGTGCAGCAAGTTATGGACACATCATTAATAATATTTTCGACATTGAAGTAGATCGACAAGTTGGCAAAAGTAACTCGATGGCTAGATTTCCATTGTGGCAGAGTGTTTTGTTTTGCGTTTTATTTGTAATTGCAGGTTTCGTATTGCCAATCCTAATGAACTTCGGCACATGGGCAATTATATTACTAGGAATTAACTACTTGCTGCCCACTCTTTACTCTGCACCACCCTTGCGATTAAAAGAAAAAGGTATATGGGGGGTAGTTAGCGATGCAGCAGGAGCGCACGCTATCCCTACTTTGTTTTTTGCAGCAACTTTTTTACACCTAAGTACAACACCACAACCAGAATCTATTATCCTGACTATTACAGCAACAGTATGGTCATTTTGTGCAGGAATTAGAGGAATTTTCCTGCATCAACTTTGGGATAGAGAAAACGATTTAAAATCTGACGTGAAGACATTGGTGACAAGTCTTGATGTAGAAAAAGTGCGGTTTTGGATAAGTTACATCATCTTCCCAATTGAAATTTCACTGCTAATTTTACTGGTATTAGTTATTTCTCGATTCGCTCCCATACTGCTAGTTTTCTTTATTCTCTATGTTCTCTTAAAAACTATTAATATCAAATTAGTTTTAGCAAATGCCTTTGAACCTGCTCCTACTCGCAAAGCAAACGTAGCACTACACGATTTTTACGAGGTGTGGTTGCCTTTAGCTTTAATAACCTTATTATCTATCCGAGAACCCTTATTTTTAATATTGCTGTTATTACACATAATTCTGTTTTATCCGTCTATCAAACAAAGGACAACGGATTTAGTTCAACTCATGGTGTCTGGATTAAAAGGTCTTACTAACTTAGTTAAATTCACAAATGAATATGAGCAGAAAGTAGATTTTTTGCCTACAAATCAGCAAAATAAACAAGGACTGGAAAAATTGCAAGCTCAATTACACACCTCGCAAACAGAATTTACAAAACTAAATTCTCATCTACAACAAACTCAAGAGCAATTGGAACAGATTCAAGCTAAATTCCAACAAACTCAGGGAGAACTACAGCAATCTCAATCTCAGCTACATACCTCTCAAACTGAATTGCTACAATCTCAGTCTGATTTACAACAGACTCAAGAGCAATCCGAGCAGATTCAAGCTCAACTGCGACAGACTGAGAAAGAATTGGCACAATCTCAGTCTCAACTACATATATCTCAAACCGAGTTGGTACAACTAAAGTCATATCTCCAACAAACTCAGGGAGTAGAGGGAATAATCAACTATTATCGCTCTCGCATCGTATCCAACCCCGATGATATCCAACTTTACCATCAGGCATTGACAATTAAGCCAGATGATGTTCAAATCCATTTACAGTTAGGCAATGCTTTAGTTCGACAAAATCGCTTTTGTGATGCGATCGCCATTTATCAAACCGCACTTCAATTTCACCCAGACAACTTTGAAATACACTTGGAGTTAGCAAAGGCTTTAGAGAAAGAGCAGAAATGGGAAGATGCGATCGCTACTTATCGACGTGCCATTGAACTAAATCCAGATTACTCTTGGTCGCACAAACACTTAGGCGATATCTTAGCAGAACGAGGTCAGCTTAATGATGCAAGTACCTCTTACCGCCATGCCTTACAGCTTCAACCGAGAATTTTTTGA
- a CDS encoding Uma2 family endonuclease, giving the protein MTYTPSKLLSFEEFIAQYGDNTRYELIDGELREMEPTGPHEGVAGSIAGRIYVEIFRANFNWLVPKTCLIKPLYGEATALRPDVIVLDKAELATEPLWQKEPVICKGNTIKLVAEVVSTNWQDDYARKVEEYAFLNIPEYWIVDFRGLGGLQFIGNPKQPTFTICQLVNGVYQQQQYRLGEPISSFLFPNLQLRLDDIMPT; this is encoded by the coding sequence ATGACTTACACTCCATCCAAACTACTTAGCTTTGAGGAGTTTATTGCCCAATATGGGGATAATACACGGTATGAACTCATTGACGGAGAACTCAGAGAGATGGAACCTACCGGCCCTCATGAAGGGGTTGCAGGGAGTATTGCTGGTAGAATTTATGTCGAAATTTTTCGTGCTAATTTCAATTGGTTGGTTCCAAAAACTTGCTTGATAAAACCCCTATACGGTGAAGCCACAGCACTGCGTCCTGACGTAATTGTTTTAGATAAAGCAGAACTTGCTACTGAACCACTTTGGCAAAAAGAACCAGTGATTTGTAAAGGTAATACTATTAAGCTTGTTGCTGAAGTGGTCAGCACTAATTGGCAAGATGATTATGCCAGAAAAGTGGAAGAATACGCTTTTTTGAATATCCCAGAATATTGGATTGTGGACTTTCGGGGCTTGGGCGGTTTGCAATTTATCGGCAATCCCAAGCAACCTACTTTCACCATTTGTCAGTTAGTTAATGGGGTCTACCAGCAGCAACAATATCGCTTGGGAGAGCCGATTTCTTCTTTCCTGTTTCCAAATTTACAATTGCGACTGGACGACATTATGCCAACCTGA
- a CDS encoding XisI protein has translation MDKLEHYRFCIQTLLEKHSQYKSREEDIESALFFDPVRDRYQLMRVGWKGLKRIYYTVLHFDIKDGKIWLQQNTTDIDVGEELLAMGIPKEDIILGLHPPYKRPYTNYGVA, from the coding sequence ATGGATAAACTAGAGCATTATCGCTTCTGCATCCAAACCCTTTTGGAAAAGCATAGCCAATATAAATCCCGTGAAGAAGATATAGAAAGCGCACTATTTTTTGACCCAGTACGCGATCGCTACCAACTGATGCGTGTCGGCTGGAAAGGCTTAAAGCGAATCTATTACACCGTCCTACACTTCGATATTAAAGACGGCAAAATTTGGCTTCAGCAAAATACCACTGATATCGATGTTGGTGAAGAACTATTGGCAATGGGTATTCCCAAAGAAGATATTATTTTGGGGCTGCATCCTCCCTACAAGCGTCCTTACACCAACTATGGTGTTGCTTAA
- a CDS encoding Uma2 family endonuclease: protein MVQTPTNPETETLLIELPSTIGLHVTQEQFAALAVANRDLRLERTAQGELIVNPPTGWETGERNWSISGELYLWWRNSGEPGKAFDSSTGFILPNGATRSPDASWVSQERWEALTPEQKGTFANICPDFVVELRSSSDSLKSLQAKMREYIDNGALLGWLIDPQQRRVEVYRPELAVEVLENPAELSGETVLPGFVLNLRRVWD from the coding sequence ATGGTACAGACTCCCACCAACCCAGAAACCGAAACCCTATTGATTGAGTTGCCGTCTACAATTGGGTTGCACGTCACCCAGGAACAGTTTGCAGCTTTAGCAGTAGCCAACCGAGATTTGAGACTGGAAAGAACCGCACAAGGAGAGTTAATTGTGAACCCACCAACGGGTTGGGAAACTGGAGAACGCAATTGGAGTATTTCTGGAGAGTTGTATTTGTGGTGGCGTAATTCGGGCGAACCTGGTAAAGCCTTTGACTCTTCCACTGGCTTCATTTTACCCAATGGTGCGACTCGTTCTCCCGATGCCTCTTGGGTCAGCCAAGAACGTTGGGAAGCACTTACTCCAGAGCAAAAAGGAACCTTTGCTAATATCTGTCCTGATTTTGTCGTTGAGTTACGCTCTAGCTCAGATAGCCTCAAGTCCCTGCAAGCGAAGATGAGGGAGTATATCGACAATGGCGCTCTCCTGGGCTGGTTAATCGATCCGCAGCAGCGACGGGTGGAAGTTTATCGACCAGAATTAGCAGTGGAAGTGTTGGAAAATCCGGCTGAATTGTCGGGTGAAACAGTGTTACCGGGTTTTGTGCTGAATTTGCGTCGGGTGTGGGATTGA
- a CDS encoding acyl-CoA dehydrogenase family protein produces the protein MFSFKEQVEIKEKLIEFAQKSLIEDITKLDLQEEFNLEGWRKCAAWGIMGMPIPQEYGGKELDSLTTIYALEGLGYGCKDNGLLFSIAAHIWACEFPILTFGTQEQKLKYLPSLVKGEIIGGHAVTETEAGSDVYNLKTTATRKGDRYVLNGSKIFVTNGTIANLILVFANLEPALGKRGITGFLVEKDFPGFIVKKKMSKMGLRTAQMAELLLDNCEIPVSNRLGKEGAGMAIFSHSMEWERGFILASAIGSMERLLDQCVQYAKQRQQFQQPIGKFQQISSKLVDMKLRLETARGLLYKFGWLKQMGKSAFMEAAMTKLYISESWVQSCLDALQIHGGYGYLTELELERELRDALGSRVYSGTSEIQRQIIAQFMGL, from the coding sequence ATGTTCTCATTCAAAGAACAAGTTGAAATTAAAGAAAAGTTAATTGAATTTGCTCAAAAATCATTAATAGAGGATATTACTAAGTTAGACCTACAAGAAGAATTTAATTTAGAGGGATGGCGCAAATGTGCCGCATGGGGAATTATGGGTATGCCAATTCCTCAAGAATATGGGGGAAAAGAATTAGATAGTCTGACAACTATTTATGCTTTAGAAGGTCTGGGTTACGGTTGTAAGGATAACGGCTTGTTGTTCTCGATTGCGGCTCATATATGGGCTTGCGAATTTCCTATATTGACCTTTGGCACCCAAGAGCAAAAACTTAAATATCTTCCTAGCCTTGTAAAAGGCGAAATAATTGGTGGTCATGCAGTAACCGAAACAGAAGCTGGTTCTGATGTGTATAATCTCAAAACTACTGCTACAAGAAAGGGAGACAGGTATGTTTTAAATGGCAGTAAGATTTTTGTGACTAACGGTACGATCGCCAATCTCATTCTAGTCTTTGCCAACCTAGAACCTGCTTTAGGAAAAAGAGGCATTACCGGTTTTTTAGTAGAGAAAGATTTTCCAGGCTTCATCGTTAAAAAAAAGATGTCTAAAATGGGATTAAGAACAGCACAAATGGCTGAGTTACTGTTAGATAACTGTGAAATTCCTGTGAGTAATCGTCTGGGAAAAGAAGGTGCAGGAATGGCTATATTCAGTCATAGTATGGAATGGGAACGCGGCTTTATCCTTGCCAGTGCTATTGGCAGTATGGAAAGATTGCTAGACCAATGCGTTCAATATGCTAAACAGCGGCAACAATTCCAGCAGCCAATAGGGAAATTTCAACAGATTTCTAGCAAGCTAGTTGACATGAAGCTACGTCTGGAAACAGCTAGAGGACTGCTATATAAATTTGGATGGCTAAAACAAATGGGTAAATCTGCTTTTATGGAAGCAGCTATGACAAAACTTTATATCAGCGAGTCTTGGGTGCAGTCTTGTTTAGATGCTCTGCAAATTCATGGGGGATATGGTTATTTAACAGAACTCGAACTAGAACGAGAGTTACGAGATGCTTTAGGGAGCAGAGTTTATTCGGGAACATCGGAAATTCAGCGCCAAATTATTGCTCAATTTATGGGTTTATAA
- a CDS encoding acyl carrier protein, translating into MPTQQYTEKEVEAILKRQISKEFMYNKPEVILDNQSLLIDEEIIDSLGIFVLISFMEEQFQIKINPDEVLLDNFETIDTIKSLVMSKLGSL; encoded by the coding sequence ATGCCAACACAACAATATACAGAAAAAGAGGTAGAAGCAATCCTCAAACGCCAGATATCTAAAGAATTTATGTACAATAAGCCAGAAGTAATTTTAGATAATCAGTCACTTCTGATTGATGAAGAAATTATTGATTCTTTAGGAATATTTGTATTGATTAGCTTTATGGAAGAACAGTTTCAGATCAAGATAAATCCAGATGAGGTATTGTTAGATAATTTTGAGACTATTGATACTATTAAGTCTTTAGTAATGTCAAAGCTAGGAAGTCTTTAA
- a CDS encoding amino acid adenylation domain-containing protein, producing MSHLLQQLLEISAEKYPDKAAVIYKNSAITYQDLDALSSQLAWVLKRSGVEKGDACGGLRLRIGIYLNKSIEAVAAIFGILKAGAVYVPLDPSAPVRRVASIIQDCQIEVLISTAKKILSLEQVLPKFTLVRQAIIVGEDTFQISGTIETFISWQDVLQAPLSSLPVNEVSEIDIAYILYTSGSTGTPKGVTISHRAALNFVNWSWECFQVRDSDRVSNHAPLHFDLSVFDIFTTLKAGGTVIIVPEKLTVFPLDLARFIAQQQITIWYSVPSALIQLVLHGNLPRCDFSNLRVILFAGEVFPVKYLRQLMECIPQATYYNLYGPTETNVCTYYPVEKIPDESSTALPIGKACAGNEVFAVNDRGEIATIGEVGELYVRGRSLMNGYWGRLDLTKEEFVYRTGDLVRQEPDGNYIFLGRCDRTIKSRGYRIDLGEVEATLYKHPQVAEVAVVAIPDEQIGHIIKAIVVPYDIVQKQDLASFCSNYLPKYMVPAVIEFRAALPKTSTGKVNLQLL from the coding sequence GTGTCACATCTCCTACAGCAGCTTTTAGAAATCAGTGCCGAAAAATACCCAGATAAAGCAGCGGTTATCTATAAAAACAGCGCCATAACATACCAGGATCTAGACGCACTTTCGAGCCAGTTAGCCTGGGTTCTCAAGCGTTCTGGTGTTGAAAAAGGCGATGCCTGCGGCGGGCTACGCCTACGCATCGGTATCTATCTCAACAAATCGATTGAAGCGGTAGCGGCAATTTTCGGCATTCTCAAAGCCGGTGCTGTATACGTTCCTCTTGATCCATCTGCTCCCGTTCGGCGCGTTGCATCGATTATTCAGGATTGCCAGATCGAGGTGTTGATATCTACTGCTAAAAAAATTCTCAGTTTAGAGCAGGTATTACCAAAATTCACTCTAGTTCGACAAGCAATTATTGTCGGTGAAGATACTTTTCAGATTTCAGGAACAATCGAAACATTTATCAGTTGGCAGGATGTATTGCAAGCACCTTTATCTTCTTTACCTGTCAACGAAGTAAGTGAAATCGATATAGCTTATATTTTATACACTTCAGGCTCAACTGGTACTCCAAAAGGAGTAACAATTAGTCATAGGGCGGCGTTGAACTTTGTTAATTGGTCTTGGGAATGTTTTCAGGTGAGAGATAGCGATCGCGTTTCTAATCACGCTCCTCTGCACTTTGATTTATCAGTTTTCGATATTTTTACCACACTCAAAGCAGGCGGTACTGTCATTATCGTTCCTGAAAAATTAACAGTTTTTCCGCTTGACTTAGCGAGATTTATTGCCCAACAACAAATCACGATTTGGTACTCAGTTCCTTCTGCTCTTATCCAGTTGGTTTTGCATGGAAATTTACCAAGATGTGACTTCTCTAATTTACGAGTTATTTTATTTGCAGGTGAGGTTTTTCCGGTTAAATATTTGCGACAACTGATGGAATGCATACCACAGGCAACATATTATAACCTTTACGGCCCTACAGAAACGAACGTTTGTACTTATTATCCAGTTGAGAAGATTCCGGATGAATCTAGCACAGCCTTACCTATTGGTAAAGCCTGTGCAGGGAATGAAGTGTTTGCTGTTAATGACAGGGGAGAAATAGCAACAATTGGGGAAGTGGGAGAACTTTACGTGCGTGGGCGATCGCTAATGAACGGTTACTGGGGGCGGTTAGATTTGACTAAGGAGGAATTTGTTTACAGAACTGGCGATTTAGTCAGGCAAGAACCGGATGGCAATTACATCTTTTTAGGTCGGTGCGATCGCACTATCAAAAGTCGTGGTTATCGCATCGATTTAGGGGAAGTAGAAGCGACATTATACAAGCATCCACAAGTAGCAGAGGTAGCAGTCGTAGCTATTCCTGATGAGCAAATTGGTCATATCATCAAAGCTATTGTGGTTCCCTATGATATTGTACAAAAGCAGGATTTAGCGAGTTTCTGCTCAAACTATTTACCTAAGTATATGGTTCCTGCTGTTATAGAGTTTCGGGCAGCTTTGCCAAAAACTTCTACTGGGAAAGTCAATCTTCAATTACTTTAA